The Gouania willdenowi chromosome 20, fGouWil2.1, whole genome shotgun sequence genome window below encodes:
- the ezh2 gene encoding histone-lysine N-methyltransferase EZH2, whose amino-acid sequence MVLTGKRSEKGPSCWKRRVKSEYMRLRQLKRFRRADEVKSMFNTNRMKIVERTDILNQEWKTRRIQPVLIMTSVGSLRGTRECTVDSVFSEFSQQVIPLKTLNAVASVPVMYSWSPLQQNFMVEDETVLHNIPYMGDEVLDQDGTFIEELIKNYDGKVHGDRECGFINDEIFVELVGALSQYSDNEEEEDEEEFKDKEEVCDGKGGGAEDGAEHRSERANRKFPSDKIFEAISSMFPDKGSTEELKDKYKELTEQQLPGSLPPECTPNIDGPNARSVQREQSLHSFHTLFCRRCFKYDCFLHPFHATPNTYKRKNLETLVDGKPCGADCYMYLVQDGMAERSKTPSKRAAARRRGRLPNSRPGTPTVSMETKDTDSERENEQENDKDDDDKKDESSSSEGNSRCQTPVKLKLSVDPELVDWSGAEASLFRVLIGTYYDNYCAIARLMGTKTCRQVYEFRVKESSIIARAPSDDEDTPPRKKKRKHRLWATHCRKIQLKKDGSSNHVYNYQPCDHPRQPCDSSCPCVTAQNFCEKFCQCSSECQNRFPGCRCKAQCNTKQCPCYLAVRECDPDLCLTCGAAEHWDSKNVSCKNCSIQRGAKKHLLLAPSDVAGWGIFIKEPVQKNEFISEYCGEIISQDEADRRGKVYDKYMCSFLFNLNNDFVVDATRKGNKIRFANHSVNPNCYAKVMMVNGDHRIGIFAKRAIQTGEELFFDYRYSQADALKYVGIEREAEMS is encoded by the exons ATGGTGCTGACGGGGAAACGCTCAGAGAAAGGTCCGTCCTGTTGGAAGAGGAGAGTGAAGTCTGAGTACATGAGACTGAGACAACTGAAGCGTTTCAGGAGAGCCGATGAGGTCAAG AGCATGTTCAACACCAACCGTATGAAGATCGTAGAGAGGACAGACATCCTGAACCAGGAGTGGAAAACACGCAGGATCCAACCGGTCCTCATCATGACGTCTGTGGGTTCTCTACGAGGAACCAGAGag TGCACAGTGGACAGTGTGTTCTCTGAGTTCTCTCAGCAGGTGATTCCTCTGAAGACGTTGAACGCTGTGGCATCTGTCCCCGTCATGTACTCCTGGTCTCCTCTGCAGCAGAACTTCATG GTGGAGGACGAGACGGTTCTCCATAACATTCCCTACATGGGAGACGAAGTCCTGGACCAGGACGGAACGTTCATCGAAGAACTGATCAAGAACTATGACGGGAAGGTTCACGGAGACCGAG agtgcGGGTTCATCAACGATGAGATCTTCGTAGAGCTGGTCGGCGCTCTGTCTCAGTACAGTGAtaatgaggaagaggaggacgaAGAGGAGTTCAAGGACAAAGAGGAGGTGTGTGACGGGAAAGGAGGAGGAGCCGAGGACGGGGCGGAGCATCGTAGCG AGCGAGCCAATAGGAAGTTTCCCTCTGATAAGATCTTTGAAGCCATTTCCTCCATGTTCCCCGACAAAGGATCTACTGAGGAACTCAAAGACAA GTACAAGGAGCTGACGGAGCAGCAGCTTCCTGGTTCTCTCCCTCCTGAGTGCACGCCCAACATCGACGGTCCCAACGCTCGCTCAGTGCAGCGTGAGCAGAGTCTTCATTCCTTCCACACGCTTTTCTGTCGCCGCTGCTTCAAGTACGACTGCTTCCTGCACC CGTTCCACGCCACACCCAACACCTACAAGCGTAAGAACCTGGAAACCCTGGTGGACGGGAAGCCGTGCGGCGCCGACTGCTACATGTACCTGGTGCAG GATGGGATGGCTGAGCGCTCCAAGACGCCGTCTAAGCGGGCGGCCGCTCGTCGTCGAGGTCGTCTTCCAAACAGCCGGCCTGGGACACCCACCGTCTCCATGGAAACCAAAGACACGGACAGCGAGCGTGAGAACGAGCAGGAGAACGACAAGGACGACGACGACAAGAAGGACGAGAGCAGCAGCTCAG AGGGGAACTCTCGCTGTCAGACTCCAGTGAAGTTGAAGTTAAGCGTTGATCCTGAGTTGGTGGACTGGAGCGGGGCCGAGGCGTCTCTGTTCAGAGTTCTCATCGGGACGTACTACGACAACTACTGCGCCATCGCCCGCCTCATGGGGACCAAGACCTGCAGACAG GTGTATGAGTTTAGAGTGAAGGAGTCGAGCATCATCGCTCGTGCTCCGTCTGACGACGAAGACACGCCCccgaggaagaagaagaggaagcacCGTCTGTGGGCCACACACTGCAGGAAGATCCAACTGAAGAAAG ACGGCTCGTCCAATCACGTCTACAACTACCAGCCATGTGACCATCCTCGTCAGCCCTGCGATTCATCGTGTCCGTGCGTCACCGCACAAAACTTCTGTGAGAAGTTCTGCCAGTGCAGCTcagagt GTCAGAACCGGTTCCCGGGCTGTCGCTGCAAAGCTCAGTGCAACACCAAACAGTGTCCGTGTTACCTGGCAGTGAGGGAGTGTGACCCCGACCTCTGCCTCACCTGTGGCGCTGCAGAGCACTGGGACAGCAAGAACGTATCCTGCAAGAACTGCTCCATCCAGAGGGGCGCCAAGAAG CACCTCCTATTGGCTCCTTCGGACGTGGCGGGTTGGGGAATCTTCATTAAAGAACCAGTTCAGAAGAACGAGTTCATCTCAGAGTACTGTGgagag atTATTTCTCAGGACGAGGCCGACCGGCGCGGGAAGGTTTACGACAAGTACATGTGCAGCTTCCTGTTTAACCTCAACaacg ACTTCGTGGTCGACGCCACCCGAAAAGGAAACAAGATCCGCTTCGCCAACCATTCTGTGAACCCCAACTGCTACGCTAAAG TGATGATGGTCAACGGCGACCATCGCATCGGAATCTTTGCTAAGCGAGCCATTCAAACCGGAGAGGAGCTTTTCTTCGACTACAG ATACAGTCAGGCTGATGCTCTGAAGTACGTCGGCATCGAGCGAGAAGCAGAAATGTCGTGA